A single region of the Oreochromis niloticus isolate F11D_XX linkage group LG19, O_niloticus_UMD_NMBU, whole genome shotgun sequence genome encodes:
- the mok gene encoding MAPK/MAK/MRK overlapping kinase isoform X3: MTGYKIIKKIGEGTFSEVLKTQSLKDGKFYACKTMKQTINSLEQANNLREVQAMKRLSPHANIVQLHELIFDKETGRVSLICELMEMNIYEFIQGRKTPLPEHTVKHYMYQLCKSLEHMHSCGIFHRDVKPENILIKQNILKLGDFGSCRSVYSKPPHTEYISTRWYRAPECLLTDGYYSLKMDIWSAGCVFFEIMSLNPLFPGTNELDQIAKIHDILGTPDQSLLQKFKQSRAMHFNFPPKKGTGISRLIPKCPAPALSLLYQMLAYDSDERITAETALRHTYFREIRMAEKKAESLHRVSGTMDVIGSCVTQNSVDHICRPARVGKQLRGRHTRQTPLMSHNMKHVADTLIRRNIPHYPAELPKLNVVVPGPQISFPVSTMPTFTVTHRGTLPTITSKKCQSQLAKPRDDSHHAAFKTYYMPPLDRKHGGC, translated from the exons ATGACAG GCTACAAAATAATCAAGAAAATTGGGGAAGGCACATTTTCAGAGGTCCTGAAAACTCAGAGCTTAAAAGATGGGAAGTTTTATGCATGTAAAACCATGAAGCAGACAATAAACAG TCTGGAGCAGGCCAACAATCTGCGGGAAGTCCAGGCAATGAAGAGACTGAGCCCTCATGCAAATATTGTCCAGCTACATGAACTGATCTT tgacaaggAAACTGGAAGGGTATCTTTGATATGTGAGCTGATGGAAATGAATATCTATGAGTTCATACAAG GAAGAAAAACACCTCTGCCTGAACATACAGTAAAGCACTACATGTACCAGCTCTGCAAGTCGCTTGAACACATGCACAG CTGTGGGATCTTTCACAGAGATGTAAAACCAGAAAACATTCTTATAAAG CAAAACATTTTGAAGCTTGGCGATTTTGGCTCGTGTCGGAGCGTGTACTCGAAGCCGCCACACACAGAGTACATCTCCACACGCTGGTACAGAGCCCCCGAGTGCCTGCTCACCGACGGGTATTACAGCCTTAAGATGGACATTTGGAGCGCCGGTTGTGTCTTCTTTGAAATCATGAG CTTGAATCCTCTCTTCCCTGGAACCAACGAGTTGGACCAGATTGCCAAGATTCATGATATTTTGGGAACACCAGATCAAAGTCTGCTCCAAAAGTTCAAGCA GTCTAGAGCGATGCATTTCAACTTCCCTCCAAAAAAAGGCACTGGCATCTCACGGTTAATCCCCAAATGCCCAGCTCCAGCTCTGTCTCTCCTCTACCAGATGCTTGCCTATGACTCCGATGAACGAATCACTGCCGAAACAGCCCTAAGGCACACATACTTTAGGGAAATAAG GATGGCAGAAAAGAAGGCCGAGAGTCTTCACAGAGTTTCTGGGACTATGGATGTAATCGGAAGTTGTGTGACACAAAACTCAGTTGACCATATCTGTCGACCAGCTCGAGTTGGGAAACAACTGAGAGGGAGACACACGAGACAAACACCTTTAATGAGT caCAACATGAAGCATGTAGCAGACACCCTCATCCGACGGAACATCCCTCATTATCCAGCAGAGCTGCCCAAGCTCAACGTGGTTGTACCGGGACCGCAGATCTCCTTCCCAGTCTCCACTATGCCCACATTTACCGTCACTCACAGAGGCACACTGCCAACTATCACATCCAAAAAGTGCCAGTCACAGTTGGCCAAG CCCCGGGATGACTCACACCATGCAGCTTTCAAGACCTACTATATGCCACCTCTGGATAGAAAACATGGAGGCTGCTGA
- the mok gene encoding MAPK/MAK/MRK overlapping kinase isoform X2 encodes MHRWCLKLKGMHRYKIIKKIGEGTFSEVLKTQSLKDGKFYACKTMKQTINSLEQANNLREVQAMKRLSPHANIVQLHELIFDKETGRVSLICELMEMNIYEFIQGRKTPLPEHTVKHYMYQLCKSLEHMHSCGIFHRDVKPENILIKQNILKLGDFGSCRSVYSKPPHTEYISTRWYRAPECLLTDGYYSLKMDIWSAGCVFFEIMSLNPLFPGTNELDQIAKIHDILGTPDQSLLQKFKQSRAMHFNFPPKKGTGISRLIPKCPAPALSLLYQMLAYDSDERITAETALRHTYFREIRMAEKKAESLHRVSGTMDVIGSCVTQNSVDHICRPARVGKQLRGRHTRQTPLMSHNMKHVADTLIRRNIPHYPAELPKLNVVVPGPQISFPVSTMPTFTVTHRGTLPTITSKKCQSQLAKPRDDSHHAAFKTYYMPPLDRKHGGC; translated from the exons ATGCATAGGTGGTGTCTAAAACTCAAAGGAATGCATC GCTACAAAATAATCAAGAAAATTGGGGAAGGCACATTTTCAGAGGTCCTGAAAACTCAGAGCTTAAAAGATGGGAAGTTTTATGCATGTAAAACCATGAAGCAGACAATAAACAG TCTGGAGCAGGCCAACAATCTGCGGGAAGTCCAGGCAATGAAGAGACTGAGCCCTCATGCAAATATTGTCCAGCTACATGAACTGATCTT tgacaaggAAACTGGAAGGGTATCTTTGATATGTGAGCTGATGGAAATGAATATCTATGAGTTCATACAAG GAAGAAAAACACCTCTGCCTGAACATACAGTAAAGCACTACATGTACCAGCTCTGCAAGTCGCTTGAACACATGCACAG CTGTGGGATCTTTCACAGAGATGTAAAACCAGAAAACATTCTTATAAAG CAAAACATTTTGAAGCTTGGCGATTTTGGCTCGTGTCGGAGCGTGTACTCGAAGCCGCCACACACAGAGTACATCTCCACACGCTGGTACAGAGCCCCCGAGTGCCTGCTCACCGACGGGTATTACAGCCTTAAGATGGACATTTGGAGCGCCGGTTGTGTCTTCTTTGAAATCATGAG CTTGAATCCTCTCTTCCCTGGAACCAACGAGTTGGACCAGATTGCCAAGATTCATGATATTTTGGGAACACCAGATCAAAGTCTGCTCCAAAAGTTCAAGCA GTCTAGAGCGATGCATTTCAACTTCCCTCCAAAAAAAGGCACTGGCATCTCACGGTTAATCCCCAAATGCCCAGCTCCAGCTCTGTCTCTCCTCTACCAGATGCTTGCCTATGACTCCGATGAACGAATCACTGCCGAAACAGCCCTAAGGCACACATACTTTAGGGAAATAAG GATGGCAGAAAAGAAGGCCGAGAGTCTTCACAGAGTTTCTGGGACTATGGATGTAATCGGAAGTTGTGTGACACAAAACTCAGTTGACCATATCTGTCGACCAGCTCGAGTTGGGAAACAACTGAGAGGGAGACACACGAGACAAACACCTTTAATGAGT caCAACATGAAGCATGTAGCAGACACCCTCATCCGACGGAACATCCCTCATTATCCAGCAGAGCTGCCCAAGCTCAACGTGGTTGTACCGGGACCGCAGATCTCCTTCCCAGTCTCCACTATGCCCACATTTACCGTCACTCACAGAGGCACACTGCCAACTATCACATCCAAAAAGTGCCAGTCACAGTTGGCCAAG CCCCGGGATGACTCACACCATGCAGCTTTCAAGACCTACTATATGCCACCTCTGGATAGAAAACATGGAGGCTGCTGA
- the mok gene encoding MAPK/MAK/MRK overlapping kinase isoform X1, with product MMHYSNWLIDVKNRASLRNECKTPPNTDWINRGNIADMQNNNPHLNEKASELTAATHLLKKGYKIIKKIGEGTFSEVLKTQSLKDGKFYACKTMKQTINSLEQANNLREVQAMKRLSPHANIVQLHELIFDKETGRVSLICELMEMNIYEFIQGRKTPLPEHTVKHYMYQLCKSLEHMHSCGIFHRDVKPENILIKQNILKLGDFGSCRSVYSKPPHTEYISTRWYRAPECLLTDGYYSLKMDIWSAGCVFFEIMSLNPLFPGTNELDQIAKIHDILGTPDQSLLQKFKQSRAMHFNFPPKKGTGISRLIPKCPAPALSLLYQMLAYDSDERITAETALRHTYFREIRMAEKKAESLHRVSGTMDVIGSCVTQNSVDHICRPARVGKQLRGRHTRQTPLMSHNMKHVADTLIRRNIPHYPAELPKLNVVVPGPQISFPVSTMPTFTVTHRGTLPTITSKKCQSQLAKPRDDSHHAAFKTYYMPPLDRKHGGC from the exons ATGATGCACTACTCAAACTGGCTCATTGACGTGAAAAACAGGGCAAGCCTTCGAAATGAGTGCAAAACACCACCTAACACCGACTGGATTAACAGGGGGAATATTGCGGACATGCAGAACAACAACCCGCATCTTAACGAAAAAGCATCCGAACTAACAGCTGCCACTCATCTCTTGAAAAAAG GCTACAAAATAATCAAGAAAATTGGGGAAGGCACATTTTCAGAGGTCCTGAAAACTCAGAGCTTAAAAGATGGGAAGTTTTATGCATGTAAAACCATGAAGCAGACAATAAACAG TCTGGAGCAGGCCAACAATCTGCGGGAAGTCCAGGCAATGAAGAGACTGAGCCCTCATGCAAATATTGTCCAGCTACATGAACTGATCTT tgacaaggAAACTGGAAGGGTATCTTTGATATGTGAGCTGATGGAAATGAATATCTATGAGTTCATACAAG GAAGAAAAACACCTCTGCCTGAACATACAGTAAAGCACTACATGTACCAGCTCTGCAAGTCGCTTGAACACATGCACAG CTGTGGGATCTTTCACAGAGATGTAAAACCAGAAAACATTCTTATAAAG CAAAACATTTTGAAGCTTGGCGATTTTGGCTCGTGTCGGAGCGTGTACTCGAAGCCGCCACACACAGAGTACATCTCCACACGCTGGTACAGAGCCCCCGAGTGCCTGCTCACCGACGGGTATTACAGCCTTAAGATGGACATTTGGAGCGCCGGTTGTGTCTTCTTTGAAATCATGAG CTTGAATCCTCTCTTCCCTGGAACCAACGAGTTGGACCAGATTGCCAAGATTCATGATATTTTGGGAACACCAGATCAAAGTCTGCTCCAAAAGTTCAAGCA GTCTAGAGCGATGCATTTCAACTTCCCTCCAAAAAAAGGCACTGGCATCTCACGGTTAATCCCCAAATGCCCAGCTCCAGCTCTGTCTCTCCTCTACCAGATGCTTGCCTATGACTCCGATGAACGAATCACTGCCGAAACAGCCCTAAGGCACACATACTTTAGGGAAATAAG GATGGCAGAAAAGAAGGCCGAGAGTCTTCACAGAGTTTCTGGGACTATGGATGTAATCGGAAGTTGTGTGACACAAAACTCAGTTGACCATATCTGTCGACCAGCTCGAGTTGGGAAACAACTGAGAGGGAGACACACGAGACAAACACCTTTAATGAGT caCAACATGAAGCATGTAGCAGACACCCTCATCCGACGGAACATCCCTCATTATCCAGCAGAGCTGCCCAAGCTCAACGTGGTTGTACCGGGACCGCAGATCTCCTTCCCAGTCTCCACTATGCCCACATTTACCGTCACTCACAGAGGCACACTGCCAACTATCACATCCAAAAAGTGCCAGTCACAGTTGGCCAAG CCCCGGGATGACTCACACCATGCAGCTTTCAAGACCTACTATATGCCACCTCTGGATAGAAAACATGGAGGCTGCTGA